From the genome of Malus sylvestris chromosome 6, drMalSylv7.2, whole genome shotgun sequence, one region includes:
- the LOC126624993 gene encoding probable membrane-associated kinase regulator 2 isoform X2, producing the protein MEAFSLLKYWRGGGAVYGTPLPNCPDTPDSAKMRTPTTTSPTTTILTAVAQNDDEDTDDDDGPFFDLEFAVPDEDEAAAAQTHQPCGNGDCTDDSDEEARLEDDDGDDESDDCDDGEGEFNFTVSSGSSQDRTDDPNLTLSPSDDLFFKGKLVPIEPSLIEFNPSEESNSKPQFAGSLLKSATKFRVFMLGLKKSKSNSNASEKPEKTEPPAVGSVAAVSKEAPQKTQEKPPEEEPPQKQKQQGKLFTVKFKVEEVPIVSLFTRDNSSRISTAKKSQTTTQEKPTPINASEESASEEKRFSKEVMQKYLKMVKPLYVRVSKRYGEKLRLSGQLSLNGSTAAPAAAEKTQPGAEVSEPPPATASNAKSGQKQGNIPAGLRVVCKHLGKSRSASSAVAAAPSGAVVTQRRDDSLLQQQDGIQSAILHCKRSFNASRVSDPSNEKESVEMSRKSSDQGAGGVL; encoded by the exons ATGGAAGCTTTCAGCTTGCTCAAGTACTGGCGAGGCGGTGGTGCTGTGTATGGCACCCCCCTTCCTAATTGCCCCGACACTCCTGATTCTGCTAAAATGCGCACCCCCACCACCACTTCACCCACCACCACGATCCTCACCGCCGTCGCCCAAAATGACGACGAAGACACCGACGACGACGACGGCCCTTTCTTCGACTTGGAGTTTGCCGTCCCTGACGAAGATGAAGCGGCCGCCGCCCAAACCCACCAGCCCTGTGGAAACGGAGATTGTACGGACGACAGCGACGAGGAGGCCCGACTAGAAGACGACGACGGCGATGACGAGTCTGACGATTGTGATGATGGAGAGGGGGAGTTCAACTTCACTGTCTCTTCCGGGTCGAGCCAGGACCGTACGGACGACCCGAATctgactctctctccctccgaCGACTTGTTCTTCAAAGGGAAGCTTGTGCCCATCGAGCCGTCGTTGATTGAGTTCAACCCATCTGAAGAATCCAACTCCAAGCCCCAATTCGCCGGCTCATTGTTGAAATCGGCCACCAAGTTTCGTGTTTTCATGCTGGGTTTGAAGAAATCGAAGTCGAATTCAAACGCGTCGGAAAAACCAGAGAAAACGGAGCCGCCGGCTGTGGGGTCCGTTGCGGCGGTTTCGAAAGAAGCGCCGCAAAAAACCCAGGAAAAACCACCGGAAGAGGAACCGCCGCAAAAGCAGAAACAGCAGGGGAAGCTTTTCACGGTGAAATTCAAGGTGGAGGAGGTCCCCATTGTGTCTTTGTTTACAAGAGACAATAGCTCGAGAATCTCTACAGCTAAAAAGTCTCAGACGACGACCCAGGAGAAGCCGACGCCGATAAACGCTTCTGAAGAATCGGCTTCTGAGGAAAAGCGCTTTTCCAAAGAGGTAATGCAAAAGTATTTGAAAATGGTTAAGCCGCTCTACGTTCGCGTTTCAAAGAGGTACGGCGAGAAGCTTAGACTGTCTGGGCAGCTCAGCTTGAACGGCTCAACAGCGGCGCCGGCTGCGGCTGAGAAGACCCAACCGGGAGCAGAAGTGTCGGAGCCCCCGCCGGCGACTGCGAGCAATGCGAAGAGTGGTCAGAAACAGGGGAATATCCCGGCTGGGCTGAGAGTGGTCTGCAAGCACTTGGGGAAGAGTCGGTCGGCTTCTTCCGCCGTAGCCGCGGCTCCATCGGGCGCCGTGGTCACTCAGAGGAGGGATGATTCGCTGCTTCAGCAGCAGGACGGAATCCAAAGCGCCATCCTGCATTGCAAGCGTTCCTTCAATGCCTCCCGAG TGAGCGATCCCTCGAACGAAAAAGAGTCAGTTGAGATGTCACGCAAG
- the LOC126624993 gene encoding probable membrane-associated kinase regulator 2 isoform X1: protein MEAFSLLKYWRGGGAVYGTPLPNCPDTPDSAKMRTPTTTSPTTTILTAVAQNDDEDTDDDDGPFFDLEFAVPDEDEAAAAQTHQPCGNGDCTDDSDEEARLEDDDGDDESDDCDDGEGEFNFTVSSGSSQDRTDDPNLTLSPSDDLFFKGKLVPIEPSLIEFNPSEESNSKPQFAGSLLKSATKFRVFMLGLKKSKSNSNASEKPEKTEPPAVGSVAAVSKEAPQKTQEKPPEEEPPQKQKQQGKLFTVKFKVEEVPIVSLFTRDNSSRISTAKKSQTTTQEKPTPINASEESASEEKRFSKEVMQKYLKMVKPLYVRVSKRYGEKLRLSGQLSLNGSTAAPAAAEKTQPGAEVSEPPPATASNAKSGQKQGNIPAGLRVVCKHLGKSRSASSAVAAAPSGAVVTQRRDDSLLQQQDGIQSAILHCKRSFNASRDSDTNLLSRSVSDPSNEKESVEMSRKSSDQGAGGVL, encoded by the exons ATGGAAGCTTTCAGCTTGCTCAAGTACTGGCGAGGCGGTGGTGCTGTGTATGGCACCCCCCTTCCTAATTGCCCCGACACTCCTGATTCTGCTAAAATGCGCACCCCCACCACCACTTCACCCACCACCACGATCCTCACCGCCGTCGCCCAAAATGACGACGAAGACACCGACGACGACGACGGCCCTTTCTTCGACTTGGAGTTTGCCGTCCCTGACGAAGATGAAGCGGCCGCCGCCCAAACCCACCAGCCCTGTGGAAACGGAGATTGTACGGACGACAGCGACGAGGAGGCCCGACTAGAAGACGACGACGGCGATGACGAGTCTGACGATTGTGATGATGGAGAGGGGGAGTTCAACTTCACTGTCTCTTCCGGGTCGAGCCAGGACCGTACGGACGACCCGAATctgactctctctccctccgaCGACTTGTTCTTCAAAGGGAAGCTTGTGCCCATCGAGCCGTCGTTGATTGAGTTCAACCCATCTGAAGAATCCAACTCCAAGCCCCAATTCGCCGGCTCATTGTTGAAATCGGCCACCAAGTTTCGTGTTTTCATGCTGGGTTTGAAGAAATCGAAGTCGAATTCAAACGCGTCGGAAAAACCAGAGAAAACGGAGCCGCCGGCTGTGGGGTCCGTTGCGGCGGTTTCGAAAGAAGCGCCGCAAAAAACCCAGGAAAAACCACCGGAAGAGGAACCGCCGCAAAAGCAGAAACAGCAGGGGAAGCTTTTCACGGTGAAATTCAAGGTGGAGGAGGTCCCCATTGTGTCTTTGTTTACAAGAGACAATAGCTCGAGAATCTCTACAGCTAAAAAGTCTCAGACGACGACCCAGGAGAAGCCGACGCCGATAAACGCTTCTGAAGAATCGGCTTCTGAGGAAAAGCGCTTTTCCAAAGAGGTAATGCAAAAGTATTTGAAAATGGTTAAGCCGCTCTACGTTCGCGTTTCAAAGAGGTACGGCGAGAAGCTTAGACTGTCTGGGCAGCTCAGCTTGAACGGCTCAACAGCGGCGCCGGCTGCGGCTGAGAAGACCCAACCGGGAGCAGAAGTGTCGGAGCCCCCGCCGGCGACTGCGAGCAATGCGAAGAGTGGTCAGAAACAGGGGAATATCCCGGCTGGGCTGAGAGTGGTCTGCAAGCACTTGGGGAAGAGTCGGTCGGCTTCTTCCGCCGTAGCCGCGGCTCCATCGGGCGCCGTGGTCACTCAGAGGAGGGATGATTCGCTGCTTCAGCAGCAGGACGGAATCCAAAGCGCCATCCTGCATTGCAAGCGTTCCTTCAATGCCTCCCGAG ATTCGGACACTAACCTACTGTCTCGGTCAGTGAGCGATCCCTCGAACGAAAAAGAGTCAGTTGAGATGTCACGCAAG